A single genomic interval of uncultured Sphaerochaeta sp. harbors:
- a CDS encoding GntR family transcriptional regulator, with translation MNGNPMSGQETKSTTIANKLEEEILSKKYQAGENLPSQHELADQFNASSRSVREAFKNLEAKGLIKVRQGKKAVVQSNSLDQFVESLSASMMNKHTPDKKLLTDLMQVRTTIEVSATRELSRDPNRMLIVRSLDRACTRMEHLLPSLEGGKDPELLKQFKSTEFDFHAALIKSNDNIILSSIYENLAPQLYSALDRLPETYSEQRKKVNEYRYLVDALENGQTDLAVALTLVNLTNIKDKFETLDL, from the coding sequence ATGAACGGCAATCCAATGTCAGGACAAGAGACGAAATCTACAACAATCGCCAACAAGCTTGAAGAAGAGATTCTCTCGAAGAAGTACCAAGCAGGAGAAAACCTGCCAAGCCAGCATGAGCTGGCCGACCAATTCAATGCTTCAAGCAGAAGCGTACGAGAAGCCTTCAAGAATCTTGAAGCAAAAGGCTTGATCAAAGTACGCCAAGGCAAGAAAGCAGTAGTGCAGAGCAACAGCCTCGACCAATTTGTGGAGTCACTATCCGCCTCCATGATGAACAAGCATACCCCTGACAAGAAACTCCTCACCGACCTGATGCAGGTCAGAACCACCATTGAGGTTTCAGCAACCAGGGAGCTCAGCCGAGACCCAAACCGTATGCTCATCGTACGTTCACTCGATAGAGCATGCACTCGTATGGAGCATCTCTTACCGAGTCTGGAGGGAGGCAAGGACCCAGAGCTGCTGAAACAGTTCAAGTCTACTGAATTCGATTTTCATGCTGCCCTGATCAAGTCGAACGACAACATCATCCTTAGCAGCATTTATGAGAATCTGGCTCCACAACTCTACTCAGCCCTGGATAGACTTCCGGAGACCTATAGCGAACAACGTAAAAAAGTGAATGAGTACCGCTATCTGGTGGATGCTCTTGAGAATGGTCAGACTGACCTTGCTGTTGCCTTGACCTTGGTGAACCTCACCAACATCAAGGATAAGTTTGAGACGTTGGACCTATAG
- a CDS encoding HAD-IIB family hydrolase has product MYIALINVHGLVRSDNIEMGRDADTGGQTRYVVDLVKELSSREDVEVDLFTRLIKDSRTSEDYRKSIEQIGEHARIVRLTCGGTKYLRKELLWPYLDEYVDNLISFFRTQKRTPDIIHAHYADAGYVATELAAYFQIPLVFTGHSMGRNKLEYLQSQGVSEDKLNQYYHIHTRIEQEERTMRHASLVITSTNYEKNVLYKPYESQDLSKMEVIPPGLDLDTFFPYYHYEIQDPSITEEMKLAQYSMVKELQRFLTNMDKPFILALCRPEARKNIDLLIDVYGKSKELQAIANLVIVAGIRDDITKMEEGEKQVLTDMLLLMDRYDLYGKMAIPKHHNPQRDVPEIYRLAAMKRGIFVSTAALENFGLTFIEASAVGLPYVGTDKGGVRDIYENCESGILVDISNRKAIEEILYNLLTDTEQWQKLSENGVQRIRQVYNWTAHADTYLGHLKSVLKNKKKEPALATRMGSIEHLLVCDIDNTLTGDKAAADELAKVLNAHHDRIGFAIATGRSFESAQEILKSYSFPTPDILITAVGSEIHYGSKDIPDKGWSHYIRRRWKPEVIREVLSTFPELEIQNEEGTQRRYKISYNIKKGSEIPSLMERIRAALTEARSMQHLVLSHDTYLDILPYRASKGDAIHYLAWKWGIEANRVLTAGDSGNDRDMFSNPLRSIIVANHEESLNTVRKSKRVFFATKNSAAGVLEGLYHFKVIEE; this is encoded by the coding sequence ATGTATATAGCATTAATTAACGTACATGGACTTGTTCGCAGCGACAATATTGAAATGGGAAGAGATGCCGACACTGGTGGACAAACCCGGTATGTCGTCGACCTCGTTAAGGAACTCTCTTCAAGAGAGGATGTAGAGGTGGACCTGTTCACCCGTCTGATCAAGGACTCCAGGACCAGTGAGGATTACCGCAAGAGCATTGAGCAGATAGGTGAACATGCGCGCATTGTGAGACTGACATGCGGAGGGACAAAATACCTCCGAAAAGAGCTCCTATGGCCATATCTGGATGAGTATGTAGACAACCTGATTTCCTTTTTCCGTACTCAGAAGAGAACCCCTGACATCATCCACGCCCACTATGCTGATGCTGGTTACGTAGCAACGGAATTGGCTGCCTACTTCCAGATTCCACTGGTCTTTACCGGCCACTCAATGGGACGCAACAAGCTTGAATATCTCCAGAGCCAAGGAGTGAGTGAGGATAAGCTCAACCAGTACTATCACATCCACACCCGTATTGAGCAGGAAGAGAGGACAATGCGTCATGCATCCTTGGTCATTACGAGCACTAATTACGAGAAGAATGTGCTCTATAAGCCTTATGAATCACAAGATCTCTCCAAGATGGAGGTCATCCCCCCAGGTCTCGATCTGGATACATTCTTTCCATATTACCATTATGAGATCCAGGACCCATCCATCACAGAGGAGATGAAGCTTGCCCAATACTCGATGGTAAAGGAACTACAACGCTTCCTCACCAATATGGACAAACCCTTCATCCTTGCTCTTTGCAGGCCTGAGGCTAGAAAGAACATTGACCTGCTGATTGATGTCTATGGCAAGAGCAAGGAGCTACAGGCAATTGCAAACCTGGTCATTGTTGCCGGTATCAGAGATGACATTACCAAGATGGAGGAAGGAGAGAAACAGGTCCTCACAGATATGCTGTTGCTCATGGACCGTTATGACCTCTATGGAAAGATGGCGATTCCCAAACACCATAATCCCCAGCGGGATGTACCGGAAATCTATCGCTTGGCTGCAATGAAACGGGGAATTTTTGTCAGCACCGCTGCCCTTGAGAATTTTGGGCTTACCTTCATTGAAGCCTCGGCGGTAGGACTTCCCTATGTCGGGACAGACAAGGGTGGAGTGAGAGACATATACGAGAACTGCGAAAGTGGCATTCTGGTCGATATCTCAAACAGGAAGGCAATTGAGGAGATTCTCTATAACCTGCTGACTGACACGGAGCAGTGGCAGAAGCTCTCAGAGAACGGCGTACAGCGCATCCGGCAGGTATACAACTGGACAGCACATGCCGACACCTACCTGGGCCATCTCAAGTCAGTTCTCAAGAACAAGAAGAAAGAACCTGCCCTTGCAACCAGGATGGGATCGATCGAACACCTTCTGGTCTGCGATATCGACAATACATTGACCGGAGACAAGGCTGCAGCCGATGAACTGGCAAAAGTCCTCAACGCACATCATGACCGTATTGGATTTGCCATCGCCACCGGTAGGAGTTTTGAGTCAGCACAAGAGATCCTCAAAAGCTACTCATTCCCTACACCAGATATCTTGATCACCGCAGTCGGCAGCGAGATTCACTACGGCTCGAAGGATATACCGGACAAAGGTTGGTCACACTACATCCGCAGAAGATGGAAGCCTGAGGTAATCAGGGAAGTTCTCTCCACATTCCCTGAGCTTGAGATCCAGAATGAAGAAGGGACGCAGCGAAGGTACAAGATCAGTTACAATATCAAGAAAGGCAGTGAGATCCCCAGCTTGATGGAGAGAATCAGAGCGGCTCTAACAGAGGCAAGGAGCATGCAACATCTTGTGCTCAGCCATGATACCTATCTCGATATCCTTCCCTATCGAGCAAGTAAAGGGGATGCCATCCACTACTTGGCTTGGAAGTGGGGAATTGAAGCCAATCGAGTTCTTACAGCCGGAGACTCTGGGAACGATCGTGACATGTTCTCCAATCCTCTCAGATCGATCATTGTGGCAAACCACGAGGAATCATTGAACACAGTCAGAAAGTCAAAACGTGTGTTTTTCGCTACAAAGAATTCGGCAGCAGGAGTGTTGGAAGGATTGTACCATTTCAAGGTAATTGAAGAGTAA
- a CDS encoding GntR family transcriptional regulator — protein MEYIAQTKTARVAAALEEMILDKRIKSGSFLPSQQMLAQKFNTSSRPIREALKLLEAKGLVVIMQGRRAQVRSNSLNQYVESISTSIVNSKISHAKLMRNLMQVRITVATSAAREFTRLENREEYLAQLWSASHKMEAAVPSILHRDAQALKSFNNAEAEFHRTLVYANGNQILSTIYSNLSPMLDTAMTSIKFTPSQMEKRSKDYTYLCEALQNGQTDLAVALVLVTLTTLEKKVMDHYPDEDAIASYA, from the coding sequence ATGGAATATATAGCCCAGACAAAGACAGCAAGAGTTGCTGCCGCCTTGGAAGAGATGATTCTTGATAAACGAATCAAAAGTGGCTCGTTCCTCCCTTCCCAACAGATGCTTGCCCAGAAGTTCAACACTTCAAGCCGACCGATCAGGGAGGCTCTAAAACTTCTTGAAGCAAAGGGCTTGGTGGTTATCATGCAGGGGCGGAGAGCCCAGGTAAGAAGCAACAGTCTCAACCAATATGTGGAGTCAATATCCACATCAATCGTCAACAGCAAGATCAGTCATGCAAAGCTGATGCGCAACCTGATGCAGGTAAGGATTACCGTTGCCACCAGTGCAGCAAGAGAGTTTACACGTCTGGAAAATAGAGAGGAGTATCTAGCGCAGCTGTGGAGTGCAAGCCATAAGATGGAAGCAGCAGTACCCTCAATACTCCATAGGGATGCACAGGCGTTGAAGAGCTTCAACAATGCTGAAGCAGAGTTTCATCGTACCCTTGTCTACGCAAACGGGAACCAGATTCTCTCCACCATCTACAGCAATCTCTCACCCATGCTCGACACTGCCATGACCTCAATCAAATTCACCCCATCACAGATGGAGAAGCGCTCAAAGGACTATACGTACCTTTGTGAAGCTCTCCAGAATGGGCAGACAGATCTGGCTGTGGCTTTGGTACTGGTAACACTGACCACCCTGGAGAAGAAGGTCATGGACCACTATCCTGATGAGGATGCAATTGCGTCCTATGCATAA
- a CDS encoding ATP-binding cassette domain-containing protein, whose amino-acid sequence MEEIIRLEHATVRRQGTPILNDVSFSVFNNEHVAIIGPNGAGKSTLVQVISEEIHPLYSEQTRRILFGKERWQVLQLRQHMGIVSQTIQYLCNSTYRAWEIAISGFFSSIGLDFHHQITQEQIDIVEAVMRRYGVWHLKDKQMNRLSSGEARRILLCRASVHDPQVMLLDEAVSNLDFPSRHQYRETLEALDQAGKTIILATHELSEIIPAIRRIVVMKEGKIVADGEKKDILREDLLSDVYGANVFVDERNGLYTAWC is encoded by the coding sequence ATGGAAGAGATCATACGCCTCGAACATGCCACAGTACGACGGCAGGGAACCCCGATTCTGAATGATGTCTCATTCTCTGTGTTCAACAACGAACACGTGGCCATCATAGGACCAAACGGTGCAGGGAAAAGTACCTTGGTGCAGGTTATCAGTGAAGAGATCCATCCGCTGTACAGTGAGCAGACAAGGCGAATCCTCTTTGGTAAAGAGCGATGGCAGGTCCTGCAACTACGTCAGCATATGGGCATTGTAAGCCAAACAATCCAGTATTTGTGCAACTCCACCTATCGGGCTTGGGAAATAGCCATATCTGGCTTTTTCAGCTCCATCGGACTTGATTTTCACCACCAGATTACCCAAGAACAGATTGATATCGTTGAAGCTGTGATGCGCCGCTACGGTGTATGGCATCTGAAGGACAAACAGATGAATCGGCTCTCCAGCGGAGAGGCAAGAAGGATTCTTCTCTGTCGTGCAAGCGTACATGACCCTCAGGTGATGCTCCTCGATGAAGCCGTCTCAAACCTGGACTTTCCCAGCCGTCATCAATACAGGGAGACCCTTGAAGCCCTCGATCAGGCAGGCAAGACCATCATCCTGGCAACTCATGAGTTGAGCGAGATCATCCCAGCGATCAGAAGAATTGTGGTCATGAAAGAGGGAAAGATCGTTGCAGATGGAGAAAAGAAAGATATTCTGAGAGAGGACTTGCTCTCTGATGTATATGGAGCAAACGTCTTTGTTGATGAGCGTAACGGCCTCTACACTGCCTGGTGTTGA
- a CDS encoding NAD(P)H-dependent oxidoreductase, with protein MKRCSIIIHSVSGNCYIIGSYLKELMAERNVDARLYRVDDPDLHIWANTQETTNDYYEDILALPIVSTSTLLKSDMIILGSPTRFGNISAEMKTFLDTTLSLSKDKSLETKFFACFTSCSNSTCEGAHTLTAMIYWAQSMGMLHIPFGVHDELDFCDQPVSGIVHLAGKEGAIRPSDRLGKEMEVYADTLSAYIQE; from the coding sequence ATGAAGCGTTGTTCCATCATAATTCATAGCGTAAGTGGCAATTGTTATATTATCGGGTCCTATCTGAAGGAACTCATGGCTGAACGAAATGTCGATGCACGCCTCTACCGAGTTGATGACCCTGATCTGCACATCTGGGCAAATACGCAAGAGACTACCAACGACTATTACGAAGATATTCTCGCTCTTCCTATTGTCAGCACTTCGACTCTGCTCAAGAGTGATATGATCATTCTAGGCAGTCCGACAAGATTTGGAAATATTTCAGCAGAGATGAAGACCTTCCTGGATACTACGCTCTCCCTAAGCAAGGACAAGAGCCTGGAAACAAAGTTCTTCGCCTGCTTCACCAGTTGCTCGAACTCAACCTGTGAAGGTGCACATACCCTTACAGCCATGATCTATTGGGCACAGTCAATGGGAATGCTCCATATCCCGTTTGGGGTGCATGACGAACTGGATTTCTGTGACCAGCCAGTTTCAGGAATTGTCCACCTTGCAGGAAAGGAAGGAGCCATTCGACCAAGCGATCGTCTTGGCAAGGAGATGGAAGTGTACGCTGACACGCTCAGTGCCTACATACAAGAGTAA
- a CDS encoding transcriptional regulator, with translation MVKMGVDLSSQTNEDFEKARSRGRMQSLLSSLAWKNSDLLSFYAVTELLKPKNETYRGMRTIPVNQIIGSEGRYQDFSMAFYPKKELLRARWRSIDRATKEYVILPPISVYKLGQWYFVRDGNHRVSVAKTQGVEFIDAEVVELDSQIPLEAGLTMKGLRKRVVDYERERFIAQYNTTYLPMDEILFTSPGSYPEMVNHILVHKYYLNEGKEEEISFEEGAKSWYENVYRPIVEEVQRARLLASFPGNTEADLYMWIVRHWDNLKHMSGSQEVSIESATHDYKTRYGRGRLVRWVNWIRYFFSKD, from the coding sequence ATGGTAAAAATGGGCGTTGATCTGAGTTCCCAGACAAATGAGGACTTTGAAAAAGCTCGTTCCAGAGGAAGAATGCAATCTTTGCTCAGCAGCTTGGCATGGAAAAACTCAGATCTCTTGAGTTTTTATGCGGTAACCGAGTTGTTGAAACCCAAGAATGAGACATATAGGGGAATGAGAACCATTCCTGTAAACCAGATAATTGGAAGCGAAGGAAGGTACCAGGACTTTTCCATGGCTTTCTATCCGAAGAAGGAACTGCTCAGAGCCCGATGGAGAAGCATTGACCGGGCAACAAAGGAGTATGTAATTCTTCCTCCCATCTCTGTCTATAAACTTGGACAGTGGTACTTTGTGCGGGACGGGAACCATCGTGTCTCGGTTGCAAAGACCCAAGGTGTCGAATTCATCGATGCAGAGGTTGTTGAACTGGATAGCCAGATTCCCTTGGAAGCTGGACTGACCATGAAGGGCTTACGCAAGCGGGTGGTTGATTATGAGAGAGAGCGGTTCATCGCCCAGTACAATACAACCTATCTCCCGATGGATGAGATTCTCTTCACCTCACCGGGTTCCTACCCGGAGATGGTTAATCATATCTTGGTCCATAAATACTATCTCAATGAAGGAAAGGAAGAGGAAATCAGCTTTGAAGAAGGAGCTAAATCCTGGTACGAGAATGTCTACCGTCCTATTGTTGAGGAAGTACAACGGGCACGATTGCTTGCATCATTTCCCGGGAATACCGAGGCTGACCTGTATATGTGGATTGTGCGTCACTGGGATAACCTCAAGCATATGAGTGGTAGCCAAGAGGTGAGCATAGAGAGTGCCACCCACGACTATAAGACCCGTTATGGACGGGGTCGGTTAGTACGCTGGGTTAATTGGATTCGATACTTCTTCTCCAAGGATTAA
- a CDS encoding metallophosphoesterase, with the protein MKILCISDETDPLVYSKNISSRYADVDVVISAGDLPLKYYEFIISSLNKPLFFVFGNHNLEYLHQFVEQSPLLSQYGYNKDGKVQTLPPFGGGDFADGKVLYDKKHGLIIAGLGGSMRYNKGAHQYSEREMFFRMLKMVPKLLFNRLFRGRWVDILLTHAAPLGLGDDTDRCHQGFSTFLTFMQWFKPRYLLHGHIHLHDMNANRHHVYKQTKVINIFQNYILDDPALGKGREDGKNGR; encoded by the coding sequence ATGAAAATACTGTGTATTTCAGATGAGACAGACCCATTGGTATACTCCAAGAATATTTCCAGCCGATATGCGGATGTCGATGTTGTGATCTCAGCAGGCGATCTCCCTCTCAAATATTATGAGTTCATTATCTCGAGCCTGAACAAGCCCCTGTTCTTTGTGTTTGGGAACCATAATCTCGAGTATCTGCATCAATTCGTTGAACAGTCACCCCTTCTCTCCCAGTATGGCTACAACAAGGATGGAAAGGTACAAACCTTGCCTCCTTTTGGTGGTGGGGACTTTGCAGATGGTAAGGTATTATATGACAAGAAGCATGGCCTGATCATTGCCGGCCTTGGTGGTTCCATGCGCTACAACAAGGGAGCACACCAATACTCTGAGCGGGAGATGTTTTTCAGGATGCTGAAAATGGTCCCGAAACTATTGTTCAACCGTTTATTCAGGGGGAGGTGGGTCGATATCCTGCTCACCCATGCAGCCCCTCTTGGCCTTGGCGATGATACCGATCGTTGTCACCAAGGGTTTTCCACTTTTTTGACTTTCATGCAATGGTTCAAGCCTAGGTACTTGCTTCATGGCCATATTCATCTGCATGATATGAATGCCAACCGACATCATGTGTACAAACAGACCAAGGTCATCAATATTTTTCAGAACTACATACTGGATGACCCTGCACTAGGAAAGGGGAGAGAAGATGGTAAAAATGGGCGTTGA